From the genome of Bradyrhizobium sp. ORS 278:
CGACGCCGAAGGCGAGCGCGCTGATCGCGAGCCGCAGGCCATCCTGCCGCGCCAGGAAGATGCGCAAGCCGCCATAGGCGGCGACGATCGCGATCGCGACCGACAGCGCCACGAGCAACGGGTCGTGCGTCAGGCCGAAGCGGCCGGCGAGGCCGTGCATGCCGACATAGTGCATGCTGGCGATGCCGGCACCGAGCAGCAGCGCCGAGGGAATCAAGCGCTGGGCTGAGGGATCGCCGATGCTGACGAAGAACAGCGAAATCCCGACGACCAGCGCGCAGATCAAAAAGGAGATGATGGTCGGCAGCACCAGATAGACGGCATCTGGAGGCAGTGGCGCGGCCATCATGCCCACGAAATGCATGGTCCAGATGCCCACCGCCAGGATGCCCGCGGCGCCGGACAGCAGCACGCGCGGGTTCGCCCCCGGCCCGCTGCGAATGCGCGCGGTGAGACTGAATCCGGTATAGCCACCCAGGCTCGCGATCACGACCGAGAGCGCGACGAGATAAGGATCGTATCCTTCGATCATCCTTGTCGGCTGCCCGTCACCACGGGCCAGCCTCCTCCCGGGAGAGGTTTTACAGGGGGCGCGCCGAGAATGACAACACAAGGCGGGGAGCGGGAGGGGACGCGGTGTCGCTGGGGTTGCGAGGCGCAGCAGCCCAAAGTTGTGGCCGCGAGCAAGTTGGGATTCGAGCTCACGCCGCAATGGCGGTGAATTCCCCTCCCCCTTGCGGGGAGGGGAGCCGATCGCCCGTGTCGCAAGATGTGCGATCGTGCAGAGAGAAAGCATGTGGCCGGCCATAGCCCGCCACACGCCATCCCCCCGCTCAGATGATCCCCGCCGCGACCTGGCTGCGCAGGCGCTCGAGGCTCAGCAGGGTCTCCGCACAGGCCGTCGCCACCTCGACGCCCTTGGTCGCGAAATGCTTCCGGAAGAAATCGAAATGCGCCTGTGTCTCGTGGAATTGTTGCGGGGTCAGCACCGCCGAGAATACCGGCACCTCGGTGCGCAGCTGTACGTCCATCAGCGCCTTGATGACGGTGTCGGCGACAAATTCGTGGCGATAGATGCCGCCGTCGACGACGAGCCCCGCCGCGACGATCGCGGTGTAGCGACGCGTCTTGGCGAGCAGTTGCGCATGCAGCGGGATCTCGAACGAGCCCGGCACCTCGAAGATGTCGACACGGTCGCGTGGAATGTGGCGCGCCTCGATCTCGTCGAGAAACGCCACCCGGCATTCGGCGACGACGTCGCGGTGCCAGGCCGACTGCACGAAGGCCACGCGCTGCGGCTTGGCAAAGCGCGGATGCGAGGGCGCCGGAGGCAATTCCTCGGGTGGTGACGCAACCGGCGTATCCGCCGGCTGTGCAGTTTCGGTGGTGGTGGCGGTGTCGATGGAGTCTTGCAACATCTGATTCATGGCGATCCTCATGAGAGACCAGAATCAGGGCACACGGAACGACGACGCCCCCACGCTGGATGGCGCGGGGTGCCGGGACCCGTTCTCTTTCATCCGGACTGTGACCGTCGGCTTCGGAGTCGCACCGAATCTGCTGACCCTTCTCTTCATGGCCCGATCCGGAGAACAGGATTTTCCAGACTGGCCCTTGCAGAAAAGGCGCTCGCGGGCTTGCGGCTCGACCGAGACCGCTTACCGCCGGTGGGGAATTTCGCCCCGCCCTGAGAACATGAGCCGCCCGGAATGGACGGCCCACAGGAACTATGCAGACCGTCCGGGCCGCCGACAAGGCCTGATGTCCGCACCGCACGAGGGGCCGCTATGCAGCGCGCGGCCGCTTCGTCACGGCCCCCGGGGGGATTTTCCCCGGCCATTGCGGCGGCTGCGGCGAATCCGATTCCGTTTTGTTCTGGTTTGGCCATGATTCCACAGGCTGGACAGGAGTTGTGGACGAAGCGGTGTTTCGCTGTGGACGGACTCACCCCCCCGTTGCGCAGATTCCGCAAATCACATCAGTTTGTCGTCGCACGCCCGGGGTACCTCCGGGACTGCAGCCGGGTCACGACGCGCCGAGAGGGTGCGGGCCGGGTCGCCGCGTAAGTACCAACGAGATCAAGAAGACGAGGTCGAGACGGCATGTCCCTGCTCGAAAGCACTATCGATTCCGGAGTTCATCCGCTGAGCGTGGTCGAGAACATCGCGTCCGACAACAACTGGATGTTCGAGCGCTCCGGCGAGGATGAGATCACGATCGCCTCCAAGGGGCAGTGGACCGACTACCAGATCTCCTTCACCTGGATGGGTGAGATCGAGGCGCTGCATCTGGCCTGCGCCTTCGACATGAAGATTCCGGAAGCGCGCCGCGCCGAAGTGCAGCGGCTGATCGCGGCCATCAACGAGCAGCTGTGGCTTGGCCATTTCGACATCTGGACCCACACCGGCATGGTGATGCACCGCCAGGCCCTGGTGCTGCCAGGCGGCATCACGGCGTCCGGCCCGCAATGCGAGAGCATGCTGGCCGGCGCCATCCACGCCTGCGAGCGCTATTTCCCGGCCTTCCAGTTCGTGGTCTGGGCCGGCAAGTCGACCCACGACGCCATGGCCGCGGCGCTGTTCGATACCGAGGGCGAGGCGTAAGCCGCCGGCGCCTCGACATATTCGGTGTCGTCCCGGCCTTGAGCCGGGACCCATACCGCGTGATGCCCATGTCGCCCGCGATGCTTGTCGCTCTGCCCTCGCTCCACTAGAACCGCCTGTGGTTATGGATCCCGGCTCAAGGCCGGGACGACAGCTTTTGTGCGGTGACTTCCGTGGGCAACAACGAACTCCAACACACCACCGGCACCATCGTGCTGGCCGGTGCCGGCAAGATGGGCGGCGCGATGCTGAGCGGCTGGCTGGCCGGCGGGCTCGATCCGGCGCGGGTGGTGGTGATCGAGCCGATGCCGTCGGCCGAGATCACGGCGCTGGTGGCCAAGGGTGTGCGGCTCAATCCGGCCGATGCCGCACCGGCCGAGGTCGTCATCCTCGCCGTCAAGCCGCAGATGTTCCGCGAAGCCGGACCGGCGCTGAAGCGGTGGGTGGGCGGCGCCACGCTGGTGCTGTCGATCATGGCCGGCACCACGATCGCCAGCCTGCAGGATGTGGTGGGCGGCGCCGTGGTGCGCGCGATGCCCAACACGCCGGCCGCGATCGGCCGCGGCATCACGGTCGCCGTACCCGCCGCCAATGTCAGCGCCAGCCAGCGCGCGCTGACCGATGCGCTGCTGCGCGCGACCGGGGCGGTCGAATGGGTGGATGACGAGATGCTGATGGACGCGGTCACCGCGGTCTCCGGCTCCGGCCCCGCTTATGTCTTCCTGCTCGCGGAGGAGCTCGCGCGCGCCGGCGTCGCCGCTGGCCTGCCCGAGGCGCTGGCGACGAAGCTGGCACGCGACACGGTGTCCGGCGCGGGCGAGCTGCTGCATCGCTCGGATCTCTCATCTGCGACATTGCGGCGGAACGTCACCTCGCCCGGGGGCACGACCGCGGCCGCACTCTCGGTGCTGATGGCCGCGGACGGCTTCCAGCCGCTGCTGGAGCGCGCGGTGGCCGCGGCGACGGCAAGGTCGAAGGAATTGGCCAAATAGCTCCTCCACCCTCCGCCGTCATTGCGAGCGCAGCGAAGCAATCCAGGGCCACGCCCGCGGCCCTGGATTGCTTCGTCGCGGAGCTTGTCATCGGGCCGCGCTTTGCGCGGACCGTTGGCTCCTCGCAATGACGGTGACATGCGCCGCTACGGCACCGCGAAGCGCTTCTTGAACTGCTCGACATTGATCAGGCCGCGGCCATGGCGGCCGTCGCCGATCTTCACCTCGCCATGGAATGCCTCGACCGCGAAGCGGATGACGCGGCGCTCGACCTCGATCACCTCGGCCACCGTGCGGATGGTGGCGCCGACCGGCGACGCCGCGAGATGGCGGATGTTGACCTCGGTGCCGACCGTGACCCAGCCCGGCGGCAGCACCGGGTTGATGGCGTCGCCGGAGGTCATCTCCATCTCCAGGATCATCATCGGCGTTGCATAGACCATGGGCATGTGCGGCACGAAGTGGCCGACCGTGCGCTCCGGCGGAACGACCAGCGAGCGCTCGGCGCGCATGCCCGGCTTGATGATGTCACGTGCGTCCATGGCGGCGCTCCAAACTCCGTTGTCGTCCCGGACAAGCTCAGACGCGCGACAGCGCGGCGGAGCGCCGATCCGGGACCCATAGGCGGCGGCGGCTGTGATGGCAAAAGGCCAATGACCACCCTGCCTTAAACCACTCCCTGGGGGTATGGGTCCCGGCTTTCGCCGGGACGACGGCGGTGGATATCGAGACGGACGCGACGGCCGCGCTTCGCCCGAACGACGGCGAGCTACTTCTTCTGCTCGGCGGCGCGCTCGACGAAGGTCTTGCCGCCCTTCATCTTGTGTGCCAGCGGCGCCTCGTTGATCTGGATGACGACGGCTTCGGGATCGACGCCGAGATGCGTCACCAGCGCCTTGCTGATGTCGCGCATCATGTTGGTCTTCTGCTCGTCGGTCCGGCCGGCGGCCATGTTGATGGTGATCTCGGGCATTGAGTTTCCTCCTTCTATCTCTCGTCGTTCTTACAACCGGCTGCGAGTTAGATCGTCATCGCGAGGAGCAAAGCGACGAAGCGATCCAGGGTTACTCCGAAAGATCGTTCTGTTTGGCCCCTGGATTGCTTCGCTTCGCTCGCAATGACGGCAAGATAACCGAGCCGGATGATTGCCTGGTCTCGTTACCCCCAGCTCACATCGTGCCGCGCGAGCACCTCGCGGACGGCGGCGACGAGTTCGTCCTCCTTGGCGGAGACCTGCGCCGGGCGGCTCTCGCGCCATTCCTGGTTGGAGGCGATCGCGGCGGCGGCCTTGGCGCCCTCGATCAGGTCCTTGATCTGCACCTCGCCGCGCGCCTTCTCGTCCGAGCCCTGGATGATGACGCAGGGCGCGTTGCGGCGGTCGGCATATTTGAGCTGGTTGCCCATGTTCTTCGGGTTGCCGAGATAGAGCTCGGCGCGGATGCCGTGGCCGCGCAGGGTCGAGACCATCTTCTGATAGTCGGCGACGCGGTCGCGGTCGAACACGGTGACGACAACGGGGCCGAAGGCCGGCCGCGTGTCGAGCTTGCCGAGCAGGGTCAGCGCCGCCTGCAGACGGGAGACACCGATTGAGAACCCGGTCGCCGGCACCGGCTCGCCGCGGAAGCGCGAGACGAGACCATCGTAGCGGCCGCCGCCGCCGACCGAGCCGAACACCACCGGCTGGCCCTTCTCGTTCGGAATCGCGGTAAGAAGCTCAACCTCGAAGACCGGACCGGTGTAGTATTCAAGACCACGAACGACCGATGGATCGATGCGGATCCGCTTGGAGCCATAGCGCGCAGCCTGCCCGAGCTGAGCAATTTGTTCTAGCTCATCCAAGCCTTCCGAGACTTTGGCAGAATCTCCGAACCAGCTGCGAAGGAGTTTAATCGTAGCCAAATTATTGATCGGAAGTCGCCCCGGCGCAAAATCCGAATGAATCTCCCTCACCAGATGCCCACGGCGTTGATCGAAATTGACTTCGACGTAGCTGGATTCTTGTTTTTCCCATTCCGACAGATGGTCAAAATCACTTGCCGATTGCGGCGTAAGCTCGAAAAGTCCCATTATTTGGGTAATATCATCCTCGATGAGCCCGGCTCCTTTGGTAAAGTCACCGCTTTCATCCTTCCGTCCTGGCCCCAGCAGTTCACGCACGCCGCGGTCACCAAGACGATCATACTTGTCGAGCGCTCGCAGAACGGCGAGTCGCCTGCCAGCATTGTCATCGCCACCAAGACCAATGCTCTCTAAGGCGCCATCGAGCAATTTTCGACTATTGACCTTGACCGCGTAGTCGCCGCGGGCAATGCCGAGCGCCTCCATCGTGTCCGCCGCCATCATGCACATTTCGGCATCCGCCGCCGGCGAACCGGAGCCGACGGTGTCGGCGTCGAACTGCATGAACTGGCGGAAGCGGCCGGGACCGGGCTTCTCGTTGCGGAACACGTAGCCTGCTCGATAAGAACGATACGGCTTCGGCAGCGCGTCGAAATTCTCGGCGACGTAGCGCGCCAGCGGCGCGGTCAGGTCGTAGCGCAGCGAGATCCACTGCTCGTCATCGTCCTGGAACGAGAACACGCCCTCGTTCGGGCGGTCCTGGTCGGGCAGGAATTTGCCGAGCGCATCGGTGTATTCGAATGCCGGCGTCTCCACCGGCTCGAAGCCGTAGCGCTCGTAGACGGCGCGGATCTTCTCGACCATTTCGCGGGTGGCGGCGATCGCCGCCGGGCCGCGATCCTCGAGCCCGC
Proteins encoded in this window:
- a CDS encoding 6,7-dimethyl-8-ribityllumazine synthase yields the protein MNQMLQDSIDTATTTETAQPADTPVASPPEELPPAPSHPRFAKPQRVAFVQSAWHRDVVAECRVAFLDEIEARHIPRDRVDIFEVPGSFEIPLHAQLLAKTRRYTAIVAAGLVVDGGIYRHEFVADTVIKALMDVQLRTEVPVFSAVLTPQQFHETQAHFDFFRKHFATKGVEVATACAETLLSLERLRSQVAAGII
- a CDS encoding YbjN domain-containing protein, coding for MSLLESTIDSGVHPLSVVENIASDNNWMFERSGEDEITIASKGQWTDYQISFTWMGEIEALHLACAFDMKIPEARRAEVQRLIAAINEQLWLGHFDIWTHTGMVMHRQALVLPGGITASGPQCESMLAGAIHACERYFPAFQFVVWAGKSTHDAMAAALFDTEGEA
- the proC gene encoding pyrroline-5-carboxylate reductase: MTSVGNNELQHTTGTIVLAGAGKMGGAMLSGWLAGGLDPARVVVIEPMPSAEITALVAKGVRLNPADAAPAEVVILAVKPQMFREAGPALKRWVGGATLVLSIMAGTTIASLQDVVGGAVVRAMPNTPAAIGRGITVAVPAANVSASQRALTDALLRATGAVEWVDDEMLMDAVTAVSGSGPAYVFLLAEELARAGVAAGLPEALATKLARDTVSGAGELLHRSDLSSATLRRNVTSPGGTTAAALSVLMAADGFQPLLERAVAAATARSKELAK
- a CDS encoding thioesterase family protein: MDARDIIKPGMRAERSLVVPPERTVGHFVPHMPMVYATPMMILEMEMTSGDAINPVLPPGWVTVGTEVNIRHLAASPVGATIRTVAEVIEVERRVIRFAVEAFHGEVKIGDGRHGRGLINVEQFKKRFAVP
- a CDS encoding tautomerase family protein — its product is MPEITINMAAGRTDEQKTNMMRDISKALVTHLGVDPEAVVIQINEAPLAHKMKGGKTFVERAAEQKK
- the hisS gene encoding histidine--tRNA ligase; its protein translation is MNDKPKKPQKLKARLPRGLEDRGPAAIAATREMVEKIRAVYERYGFEPVETPAFEYTDALGKFLPDQDRPNEGVFSFQDDDEQWISLRYDLTAPLARYVAENFDALPKPYRSYRAGYVFRNEKPGPGRFRQFMQFDADTVGSGSPAADAEMCMMAADTMEALGIARGDYAVKVNSRKLLDGALESIGLGGDDNAGRRLAVLRALDKYDRLGDRGVRELLGPGRKDESGDFTKGAGLIEDDITQIMGLFELTPQSASDFDHLSEWEKQESSYVEVNFDQRRGHLVREIHSDFAPGRLPINNLATIKLLRSWFGDSAKVSEGLDELEQIAQLGQAARYGSKRIRIDPSVVRGLEYYTGPVFEVELLTAIPNEKGQPVVFGSVGGGGRYDGLVSRFRGEPVPATGFSIGVSRLQAALTLLGKLDTRPAFGPVVVTVFDRDRVADYQKMVSTLRGHGIRAELYLGNPKNMGNQLKYADRRNAPCVIIQGSDEKARGEVQIKDLIEGAKAAAAIASNQEWRESRPAQVSAKEDELVAAVREVLARHDVSWG